One Desulfovibrio sp. genomic region harbors:
- a CDS encoding potassium channel protein, which yields MGILWPVISGLFAILLIFVGGTAAYMIVEGWDLFDSVYMVIISLTTVGYGEVHPLTRAGRVITAIVLLLGVGTFFYLAGAIVQLVIEGHIQNIFGRRRMQRAIEKMKGHTIVCGYGRIGGIVAREILAEGHGVVVVERGQNLIEELQQKNIHYVAGDATKDEVLLAAGLHNAKSLVSALTDESANVYVTLTARQLNPDIYIVARSDSPDHSQRLTRAGANQVLFPHLYGGIRMAQSVLRPTVLGFMDLAMRGDIEDLQMEQLTIATGSPVAGKDLIESQLRQRFNVIVIGIKKPDGKLLFNPQPQVVLEAGDTLILVGGKQNLAEMQKQLT from the coding sequence ATGGGCATACTGTGGCCTGTAATATCGGGCCTGTTCGCCATCCTGTTGATTTTCGTGGGCGGCACTGCAGCCTATATGATCGTGGAAGGCTGGGACCTTTTTGACAGCGTTTACATGGTGATCATCTCCCTCACCACGGTCGGCTACGGCGAGGTCCACCCCCTCACCAGGGCGGGCAGGGTCATCACGGCCATTGTTTTACTGCTTGGAGTGGGCACGTTCTTCTATCTGGCTGGCGCCATCGTGCAACTGGTTATCGAGGGGCATATCCAAAACATTTTCGGGAGGCGGCGGATGCAGCGGGCCATCGAAAAAATGAAAGGTCACACCATCGTCTGCGGGTATGGCCGCATTGGCGGCATCGTCGCCCGTGAAATCCTCGCGGAGGGGCACGGCGTGGTGGTGGTGGAGCGCGGCCAGAACCTGATCGAAGAGCTCCAGCAAAAAAATATCCACTATGTGGCCGGAGACGCCACCAAGGACGAGGTGCTTCTGGCGGCGGGACTTCATAACGCCAAGTCCCTGGTTTCGGCCCTGACGGACGAATCCGCCAACGTGTACGTGACGCTCACGGCCCGCCAGCTCAACCCGGACATCTACATCGTGGCCAGAAGCGATTCGCCCGACCACTCCCAGCGCCTGACCCGGGCCGGGGCCAACCAGGTTCTCTTCCCGCACCTCTACGGCGGCATCCGCATGGCCCAGTCCGTGCTGCGGCCAACGGTGCTGGGATTCATGGACCTGGCCATGCGCGGAGACATCGAGGATCTGCAGATGGAGCAGCTCACCATCGCCACGGGATCCCCGGTTGCCGGAAAGGACCTGATAGAATCGCAGCTTCGCCAGCGTTTCAACGTCATCGTCATCGGCATCAAGAAGCCGGACGGGAAACTGCTCTTCAACCCGCAGCCCCAGGTGGTGCTGGAAGCGGGCGACACCCTGATCCTGGTGGGCGGCAAGCAGAACCTCGCTGAAATGCAGAAGCAGCTGACGTAA